In Candidatus Neomarinimicrobiota bacterium, the genomic window ATAATAATAAGGACGATCCAAAATATTTGTACAAATGAGAAATTCATAGCGGAAAATACGACATGGAATGAATTCGTAGTAATTTTGAAGTTTCCATTATTTATAAACCCCACCATAATCCTCCCCAAATAGAGGAAGAGATTCCTTTTCTAATGTTTATTGGTCCTCCCCATACGGGTTGGGATGAGTTAAAATTAAAAAGATTTTGAGTTGAATTTACCATCAATCACAAACCAGTGATGCCACGCACCGCCGCTTCCCGTTTCCCAATCATCCAGATTAAAAGTGGCAGAGCCATTTAAAGTCCCCTGAACTTCATACACTTTTAGTGCCGTTGAATCGGCACTCCAATTCAAGGGTTGGTTGGCAGTACAGGATTCCGGCGCCGGGCCGGTCATTTGGATGAAAAAAGTCTTATTCGATTCACCATAAACTTTGGCAATTCCATCCGTTCCAATCGTGATGGCCGTTCTTTCATCGGCGGCGATTCCTCTGGCATCTACACCAAAATCTTTAACCAATCTTGCCAAAAAAGCCACATGCCTTCCCTGCCTGCTTCGCTGACTGTAATGGGTATCGGTTATCACATTGTCCAAATATTTTAACCCGATAAACTTGGTTGAATCAATGGATACACCATTATGATACGGATTGCCTAAAGCTTCTCCAGATGTAACGGTACCATTCTTCGCATTAAAAATATATTCGCCAAGGATGGCCATGCCGGCACTAGTCCCGCCGATAACAATTTTTCTGTTTTGGATCCCATCATTGATGAGACTGTCAATCGGCGTGTTTCGCCAATAATTCACATAATTCCACTGATTGCCGCCGGCAAACCAAATGCCTTCTGCCTGTTCAATCTTGCGATGAAGGGTTGTGTCATAACTGGCATCTTTATTTTTAACCACGATGGATTCAACCGAATTAATGGTAACGCCCAAATCAGAATACATATAATTATTATATCCATTTGAGCCGGAAGCGCGGAGGACCAGAATATCGCCCCCATCCGATTGATTCAAAAACCAACGCATGGCATTGTCATCTTCGCGACTGCCGCCCATGAGGCAAACGCCCCCTTTGGGGGTTGTTTTTTTATCCACAGTTTTACCCGTATGATACGATGTGTACTGATGGACAACAGGCGGTATAACTATTTTTTCTTCTTTTGGCTTATCCTCGCAGGCGAGTAAAAATAAAGTGAAGTTCA contains:
- a CDS encoding cyanophycinase; the protein is MLLVFMNFILFLNFTLFLLACEDKPKEEKIVIPPVVHQYTSYHTGKTVDKKTTPKGGVCLMGGSREDDNAMRWFLNQSDGGDILVLRASGSNGYNNYMYSDLGVTINSVESIVVKNKDASYDTTLHRKIEQAEGIWFAGGNQWNYVNYWRNTPIDSLINDGIQNRKIVIGGTSAGMAILGEYIFNAKNGTVTSGEALGNPYHNGVSIDSTKFIGLKYLDNVITDTHYSQRSRQGRHVAFLARLVKDFGVDARGIAADERTAITIGTDGIAKVYGESNKTFFIQMTGPAPESCTANQPLNWSADSTALKVYEVQGTLNGSATFNLDDWETGSGGAWHHWFVIDGKFNSKSF